Within Wyeomyia smithii strain HCP4-BCI-WySm-NY-G18 chromosome 2, ASM2978416v1, whole genome shotgun sequence, the genomic segment TGTAGTGATTTTTCAACCCAGTTCTATACGAGCTAAATTCtaaaggcctaaacacaatggatacgttgtggctgcgtttgcggcaatttaaaagttagcccatacattttctgtcaaattaacgtcaacgcaacgcaaacgtatccattgtacTTGGGTATTAACACATGGTAGTAGCTCTCATCAACTTCGAGATCAAATCGACCCACATTTCCTTCTAAATAGATTCTGTAAACATGAAGCATAATATAATTTTTCTACTCGCAGGATTTGGTCATCACATCTTTACATGAAATGCAAATAAAATCTAGTAAAGCTTCGACTGCCGACGAAGTACAACTAATCCACAATAATCTGATTGACGTAATAACTTTTCTgtcaaaaatctacgctgatgTGAGCATGTATAGTGTATTCTTGTTTGATTCTAATATATTAACATTTCTCTGTGCAGAATCAAAATTCATTTCCAGTGGGGTTTATCCGTCTACAACAGACCCCTGAACACCGAAAATGTTGTAATCAAAACTCAGCTGAAGCATGCACTATGAGCTGTGCAAATTTCAGTGCAATCTGTCCGATAGACATTGTCGATTATCTTCAAACCCACGCAACTGGGGTCTCCGCCGAAAGTGAAACTGGCATTAAATGCGTCAAACGGCGCTCAATATTAGCAAAGCCATTTATGTGTCAACATTCCTGCGCTCCAGAATggtgtgggtgtgtgtatgCCAAGCTAGATGTAGCTATCCGGGTAGGCACTTCTCAGGAAGCAGCCGAATGGGATAAACGGGAAAACTCTGACCAAAACAAGGACCGTTCGTCGCGACCGCAGTCAATTCAGTGTCACCCGTCTGCGGTGGCAATGAAATGCACCGTCAATGTACATCAAGCGAAAATACAAGCCGGATTCGATTCCAGCGGTTTGAGTGACCCGAAACTGATTGTGTTTTTCGAGCAGGCAGAAATGGCAACCTCTGTAcgtacactttattttcaagctGAGAAATTAGAGTTCTCGTTTTTCCAATGTATTAATTAATTTGGTCGTTAATTTGTGATTAAAAGGTAATACCACAAACGTTATCCCCACTATGGAATGAAGTATTTGAATTTCGTAACGTTAGAATGCTGGAATGTgaaaactggtttcaaactGACGAATCAACTATAATGCTGCAATTACACGATGAAGACAAACGTATGGTGAATATTATTTTAGTTTTGTATTCGACAAGGCATTGCCTTACTACAAAAGTCTGGACTTTCAATATATTAAAATATTACTACGCAGTGTTCACAACAATCGAATGAATTAGTTGGTATTGGTTGCTATAAATGTACTCCCAAGACGGTAATCGAAATATCTTCGGATGATGTCAACGAAACATTTCATTACGATCACGCAGGTAAAACGTTATTATCGGCAAATCAATCTCCATTACTAGTAGATAGCGAGcaagccgaaaatgaccagcCTTCTATTAAGGAACGCAAACCGGATAGCACACTAGACCAACGCCCTCTGGAGATgtgcaataaaacaaaaatcaagcGCTCTTCGCTTCTTGACCTGTGGCAGAAGTTCAACGCTCGTAAGGATATCGTTTTACGTTGGGTGGGAGTTTATCAAAATGGTCAACGTTTGGCCGCTATTCTGATGTCTGTACAATTGGATCAGGTAACTCACATATGATTATCGGAGTATCaatccaaatttaaaaaaaatgtcttttaaaGATGAAATTTGATGTTCAAGAGACAGAATTGGTTAATCGTATTCAAGGTCTTTCGGCAGATATAGTACCAATTACAGAAAAATATCGTGTTGAAGTTCTGTTTGCTGGTCTTAGACAGTTTGACAAAGGTAAAACTAATAGTATCGGAAGGTTTCGAGCCCAAATAAAATTTGGAGAACTCAAGCTATCGAGTGGAATCTCGTGTAAAAACTCAGGCAAAGCGATTAATTTTCTGGACGTTTATACTACTGGGTTTCTCGTGAGTGAGATTGCGAATATTGCATACAAATTATTTAAGAATACTTTTTTAGATGCTTCCTGTAAAACAAGAATACTGGCCACCGATAATTATTCAACATGTTGATTGTTCTTATggcaataaagaaaaaatagtcGGTGCATACACTATCGAAAATCCAGAATCTTTATTGGTTACACAGAACAGTGAATCTATCCATTATTATCTGGTCCGCTCTTCCGGTGCTTCAATAAACGACAGACGTCAAACAATTTCCTCGGAGACATATTGCCCTGCTGACGAAAATTATCCACTAGTTAAAGCCGGCAATCGTGAAACGTCCTtgctaagaaaaaaaattagaccaGCTTTACTCGCCGCCGCAGCGGTTGTGAAGGACAAATTCATATCCGGGACAAACGTCGGGAAGCAAACCGACGCTGCTGCTTTTAGACGTGGTTCTCTAGAGGCTGAATACACCTGGTGGACAAAGTTTTACAATAGTTGCAGCTCCCAGCCGTCCGATTTTAAACACAAATTGAAGGTAATTTCGAATGCACTTTCTATAATGACAATCATTGATTGCAGTTCAATTCTGCGGAAGCAATAATTTGCTCTTTAGggaatttcatgattttttgcTGTAACTTCACATTCTTCCGCAATATTTCCAGAACAATAACGCTTCGTTATAATTTTTACTAATCATGTTCCTGTCAACTTTTCGTCAAATAGATTTATTCTTGTGAACTTGAGAAGGTCattgagtttgaaaattttcaagactGGAGCTCGAAATATGGATTGGTTAAGAGACTACAGAAACACACCTTTCAGTCGGCAAGATCGTACGCTCATTTGAAGTGCAAAATTTGGATAACACCGTCCAGCGAGGATAGGCTACACTCTAAACAGCTAAATCCTCTTTCACATTTAaggtatttgtgttttttttctttgttacgGAAGCCCTATTTAGAGCTCCAAGCGAAGTAAAAATCTTAtacaaaatattcattttttcgCGCTcgtgcaacctgcaaaaatttttcttcgcttggaactgtaaacaaattcgatccagcgaaatcgaaggtcgtggatctcatctttttcactggggtttacttttttcacgcatgcaaacggtagtgaaaaaagcagcagcaagcgaaaacttgcgtgcgtttatattctgtcacttgcagccaattttcacttcgctcggagtgtaaactcgtgaatttcgcttcacttaaccCTTCAACGGGCCGATGCTTAAAAAATgtgattaaattttattgtttatttctgatcactgatcatagctcgtaattatgaagcagaaaaaaacgaaagttgttggtggcaatatagttgccactgccttataaagggttaaactgtaaactgcaggctggtgaaatacctgtgttccacaaacgggttttcacgatagatttcgcaagcgaaaattaaCGCTTTtccacttgtcaaatttttcacttcgcttggaattGTAAACTATGCTTGAGAAATAATTAACGcttcccgatcaaacgattataacaaacgggtaacacaaatatatctgaacttgatagaaataataaagcctgtaatattcttgatatgccagaaccagaatgataaaatgtacagaattatatcaaattctgttatcatagaCTTAAATGTTCGAAACTGTGTTTTTCAATGCACATTTATAACAAAACTTGTTATTTAAttgacaaaatattgtacattctaactaattctgatcttttccttccaaaaaccttacaaaactcgctataatttgtaataatcaataagtattttgataggaatttcgatattttaactattaacgagaccaagtttagaacacaaattgatacaaaaagttcgtagcaaaatatcaagatttgttataatcctgataatTTCAACTGAGCGGGTTAACACCGTCATATCAAAAGTCATATTGCAATTTAGATGAGATGGAGTAAAGTTTTATACAATTAAAAATTCTCACAACGCTTTGTTTTAATTCTTCACAGGCTCCGTTCCATCCCGACTCTTACCACTAATCCTCATGTTATCGTGGTTGTTTATATCGTCCAGGGTTTGAACCTGCGATCCCGGGATATTTTCAGCTTATCGGATGCTTATGTAACAATAGAATACGGCAAGCAAAAAATCGTCGATCGACCTAATTATGTTAAAGATCGTTCGAATCCCTTATTTGGACGCAGATTTGTACTGCATGGACTAATACCCAAGTATGGCCTCTCTCGTTGAAATATTTTCACTGATTGTACATCGTTTCTGCAGGGACCAAACCTTGAGAATATCCGTCATTGATCGAGACACTTGCTCGCCAGATGATTTGATTGGGATGACGGAAATCGATATCGAAGATCGCTTTCGAAGTCGGCACTTCGCGTCTTTAGGCTTACCCGAGGAGTACAATCCTACTGGtggatattttttcaaactATTCATCAGTCAAATATTCATTGTTCTTGCGCCTTTCTTAAGGTTACAATGCATGGAGGCATCCTCTGAGTCCCAGCGAGTTGTTAAAACAAATGTGTCTTGAAAGCGGAATCATTGCTCCAAACTATGTTGGAAACTCCGTCCAATTAGCAGGACAAACATTTTATGACAATAGCACAATATCTATTGCTGAAAGCCTCCGTGAACGTTTAGCCCTAAGTGCTCTGAAAAAATTCGATCAAGTGCCCGTTCTTGGCTGCCACTTGGTTCCCGAACACGTTGAAACTAGAACACTCTATCACTCGGATCATCCAGGAATTGAGCAAGGAAAGCTGCAACTTTGGACGGAAATCTATCCCGCGGGAGTTGTTCCTACCCTGGTGGATATAACCCCCAACCCACCCAAGCCTTACGAATTACGGGTCATTGTTTGGAACACTGCTGATGTGATACTCGACGAGAAAAACATTTTCGGCACAAAAATGAGCGATATCTACGTTAAGTGGTAATTCAATATcctattattaatatttttatgagCGTAATTCAAATAGGAACAGATCAAAGTTGCTTTACTTATTAGGCGTATTAATGAGCAGCTTTTCAAGACTAAATCCACATGTCATTACCCCTTTCAGCTGGCTGCAGAGCGTCGAAGAAGCTCAGCTAACCGATATACACT encodes:
- the LOC129719712 gene encoding otoferlin; the protein is MLTAIPFCFESIDQPFLVCITIHKARNLSVLNEDTFVLVSYDGKYRRTRTFRNSDCPYFNEYFTFEVITSLENLLKTSIGVAVFNQTCCSKKNRCVGEFSIDLKTIWENAHHAFVQKWAVLENPVCSTGSEANSGFLQLDLSVVSSSQPSIPVAFPATDTDLIEENLLTPSTDNKNLQRVKYCVSIFRGMFTVKADYMVQVSFGGIKSRIKIANNCTFHEWNEQLVFIGTFPSLSQMFIFDIFINECCHKRSIASIELPFDKLSKQIDGVYSLPLFGPNYVHFYNGHQRSNFCGSLLLEIATEIHHNRSMAPTLSNASPIITTLNTATYWTETEFLIRIAILNVLVFDSSKPAKIKISFDCLANNSRSIELSLAKMPLSKVRFATFREFDPLKRPVLEVAFTCPDFRWKLIPSTVLHQTWQLSRRLLDKYQLFRIDNGAKAVDALKVALASVCDDIHENLLAIKGAAYGESDKRLTHWDQKWLLYLNEQIDLVITSLHEMQIKSSKASTADEVQLIHNNLIDVITFLSKIYADNQNSFPVGFIRLQQTPEHRKCCNQNSAEACTMSCANFSAICPIDIVDYLQTHATGVSAESETGIKCVKRRSILAKPFMCQHSCAPEWCGCVYAKLDVAIRVGTSQEAAEWDKRENSDQNKDRSSRPQSIQCHPSAVAMKCTVNVHQAKIQAGFDSSGLSDPKLIVFFEQAEMATSVIPQTLSPLWNEVFEFRNVRMLECENWFQTDESTIMLQLHDEDKRMCSQQSNELVGIGCYKCTPKTVIEISSDDVNETFHYDHAGKTLLSANQSPLLVDSEQAENDQPSIKERKPDSTLDQRPLEMCNKTKIKRSSLLDLWQKFNARKDIVLRWVGVYQNGQRLAAILMSVQLDQMKFDVQETELVNRIQGLSADIVPITEKYRVEVLFAGLRQFDKGKTNSIGRFRAQIKFGELKLSSGISCKNSGKAINFLDVYTTGFLMLPVKQEYWPPIIIQHVDCSYGNKEKIVGAYTIENPESLLVTQNSESIHYYLVRSSGASINDRRQTISSETYCPADENYPLVKAGNRETSLLRKKIRPALLAAAAVVKDKFISGTNVGKQTDAAAFRRGSLEAEYTWWTKFYNSCSSQPSDFKHKLKIYSCELEKVIEFENFQDWSSKYGLVKRLQKHTFQSARSYAHLKCKIWITPSSEDRLHSKQLNPLSHLRLRSIPTLTTNPHVIVVVYIVQGLNLRSRDIFSLSDAYVTIEYGKQKIVDRPNYVKDRSNPLFGRRFVLHGLIPKDQTLRISVIDRDTCSPDDLIGMTEIDIEDRFRSRHFASLGLPEEYNPTGYNAWRHPLSPSELLKQMCLESGIIAPNYVGNSVQLAGQTFYDNSTISIAESLRERLALSALKKFDQVPVLGCHLVPEHVETRTLYHSDHPGIEQGKLQLWTEIYPAGVVPTLVDITPNPPKPYELRVIVWNTADVILDEKNIFGTKMSDIYVKCWLQSVEEAQLTDIHYRSLDGTGNFNWRMVFPLNYSSAETMMVVTRKKSFYEQLETEEKVPPLLTVQVWDNDLFSRDDFLGTLNLNLAQLPQPATKPSKCVLQTTIMSSCQSFNLFRVEKLRGWYPIVGKVDNKIIQTGKIELELQVLTEEEAILRPAGKGRKPPQSLAAPSRPDASFNWYRNPLKSLRLIVWPRARRAIIIGSVIALVVLVCIGVISNFPASVVNKAFARKASLERIVRTGMEWENT